The following coding sequences lie in one Enterococcus sp. 9E7_DIV0242 genomic window:
- a CDS encoding NCS2 family permease, giving the protein MTKFLETRFQLEEEQTTVRKEILAGITTFVALSYIIAVNGSILSMAGMSYEWVTLSTALTAFIGCMLMAFVGNSPLVVVPGMGDNAFFVFVLVASFGLTWQQALAATLIAGILFLVIANKKVTNFLIEVIPKSMIAAMSGGIGMFIAFLGFKNSGIIIADESTFVRLADLREVIPLTAVLTLVIMVILFLKNVKGNFLIGIISGTLIAVTFGLVDFSGIGQGAVSFSGYSSQLFAFDFSAAKGFNFWIAVFSLTMMIVFQNMGAQLSMLPEKEKFPVSFRINALSVIISAILGTCATTSAAENAAGLAVGGRTGLTSFIAGILFLPAILFVPLFRIIPQSAISPVLIIVGCLMVMNVKDVLWGDFSEAFPAYLMMVIMPLTFNVANGLAFGFIAYPLVKGVMGKSKEVKPLMYVLSALFLIYFILGSG; this is encoded by the coding sequence TTGACTAAATTTCTTGAGACCAGATTCCAGCTTGAAGAAGAACAAACAACTGTACGTAAAGAAATTTTGGCGGGAATTACAACGTTTGTGGCACTATCTTATATCATTGCAGTCAACGGCTCTATCTTAAGTATGGCTGGCATGTCCTATGAATGGGTGACACTTTCAACTGCCTTGACGGCATTTATCGGCTGCATGTTGATGGCTTTTGTGGGAAATTCACCTTTAGTGGTTGTGCCCGGAATGGGAGACAACGCGTTTTTCGTCTTTGTTTTAGTTGCTTCGTTTGGTCTTACATGGCAACAGGCGTTAGCGGCAACACTGATAGCTGGAATACTTTTTCTGGTCATTGCGAATAAGAAAGTGACCAATTTTCTGATAGAGGTGATTCCGAAATCAATGATTGCTGCGATGTCCGGCGGTATTGGCATGTTTATTGCCTTTTTGGGATTTAAGAACAGTGGAATTATTATTGCTGATGAAAGTACCTTTGTACGATTGGCTGATTTAAGAGAGGTGATTCCTTTAACCGCAGTCCTTACTCTGGTCATTATGGTGATTCTTTTTCTGAAAAATGTCAAAGGAAATTTTCTAATCGGCATTATTTCAGGAACGCTGATTGCTGTGACTTTTGGCCTGGTGGATTTTTCTGGAATAGGTCAGGGAGCTGTTTCTTTTAGCGGATATAGCAGTCAATTATTTGCCTTTGATTTTTCAGCAGCTAAAGGCTTCAATTTTTGGATTGCTGTTTTCTCATTGACGATGATGATCGTTTTTCAGAATATGGGCGCACAGCTGAGTATGCTACCGGAAAAAGAGAAGTTTCCGGTTTCATTTCGAATCAATGCATTGTCAGTGATCATTTCAGCGATACTAGGCACCTGTGCAACAACTTCGGCGGCAGAAAATGCTGCTGGCTTAGCTGTTGGCGGGCGTACTGGGCTTACATCATTTATAGCAGGCATATTATTTTTACCGGCTATATTGTTCGTTCCGCTATTTAGAATTATTCCACAGAGTGCCATTTCACCTGTACTGATAATTGTCGGTTGCTTAATGGTAATGAATGTAAAGGATGTCTTGTGGGGAGATTTCAGTGAAGCATTTCCGGCTTATTTAATGATGGTGATCATGCCGTTGACATTTAATGTAGCAAATGGCCTTGCTTTTGGTTTTATCGCGTATCCCTTAGTTAAAGGTGTGATGGGGAAAAGCAAAGAGGTAAAGCCATTAATGTATGTACTTTCAGCTTTATTTCTCATTTATTTTATTTTGGGAAGTGGCTGA
- the pnuC gene encoding nicotinamide riboside transporter PnuC, with protein sequence MEAVKGLKYWVIERMQTNYWRNRRREVKNNLSMLLAQGRELGVKGIFLALLKDIFLGWKPLEVVYLLVLVGIQIGVYLKQPESFLGMIAGATGIINVIFVTKGKISNYFFGLINVVIYLYLSIVSGFYGEVLTSIYFFVMQFTGTYLWLLNLEKQTDGKEEMAYVKPKKLSFVGWIKAITGMIFIWGLFGLIYRSIGANRPFRDSVTDGTNYIGQWLMNGSYSAQWLFWIGTNVFSIYLWWGASLEMVVMYWVFLINSIVGYIRWSSKS encoded by the coding sequence ATGGAAGCAGTTAAAGGGTTAAAATATTGGGTAATAGAAAGAATGCAAACGAATTATTGGAGAAATAGAAGGCGAGAAGTAAAGAACAATCTGTCTATGCTATTGGCTCAAGGTCGGGAACTTGGAGTGAAAGGAATCTTTCTGGCTTTGCTAAAGGATATTTTCTTAGGCTGGAAACCGCTGGAAGTTGTCTATTTACTTGTGTTGGTCGGTATTCAGATTGGTGTCTACCTCAAACAGCCGGAAAGTTTTTTAGGAATGATCGCCGGAGCTACAGGAATCATTAACGTTATCTTTGTCACAAAAGGGAAGATCAGTAATTATTTCTTTGGTCTTATAAATGTGGTGATCTATTTATATTTGAGTATTGTTAGTGGCTTTTACGGGGAAGTGCTGACATCGATTTACTTTTTCGTCATGCAGTTTACCGGAACGTATTTATGGCTGTTGAACTTGGAGAAACAGACGGATGGGAAAGAAGAAATGGCTTATGTGAAGCCTAAAAAGCTTTCTTTCGTTGGCTGGATAAAAGCGATAACAGGCATGATTTTTATTTGGGGGCTTTTCGGATTGATTTACCGTAGTATCGGAGCCAACCGCCCCTTCCGAGATTCTGTAACGGATGGGACGAATTATATAGGACAATGGCTGATGAATGGTTCTTATTCTGCACAATGGCTGTTTTGGATTGGGACAAATGTTTTTAGCATCTATCTCTGGTGGGGAGCCAGCCTTGAAATGGTCGTCATGTACTGGGTCTTCTTAATCAATTCAATCGTAGGGTATATTCGATGGAGTAGTAAGAGCTGA
- a CDS encoding AAA family ATPase: MHIGHISAVHQAKRICDGVILAVSGHEGDRGEQIGLSLEKRFRYTRETFREDELIVVDKIDETAIPRYPKGWIQWLSLLEEVIEKNCEEKEVAITIFVGEPEYEQRLNHLRPTWKVVLIDRQLLPISATLIRENPLKYWQKIARPFRRHFSKNILIAGSASGGKTTLVKDLARSYGSPFSLEYARHYQEKYNVLDEELNAKDYIYLLANQYRQTSNEIEGTANNGLVFADTNSTVTKAYIDWYLTDDVQKAKAEGKTLIRPEELKALECQYQATIQQEKWDIIFIVPPVTKYVDDQFRDMTMAEETIRWAFHVHLLELFQQAGLADKLVILEAELTSEDPQGFYGRYQLAQTKIAELLDVTVW; this comes from the coding sequence TTGCATATTGGACACATCTCAGCAGTTCATCAGGCGAAACGAATCTGTGATGGGGTAATCTTGGCAGTCAGTGGTCATGAGGGGGATCGAGGCGAGCAAATAGGCTTGAGCTTAGAGAAGCGTTTCCGCTATACCAGAGAAACATTTCGAGAGGATGAGCTGATTGTTGTTGACAAAATCGATGAAACAGCAATCCCGCGTTATCCGAAAGGATGGATACAATGGCTTTCATTATTGGAAGAAGTCATAGAGAAAAATTGTGAGGAAAAAGAAGTAGCAATCACGATTTTTGTTGGCGAACCGGAATATGAACAGAGGCTCAATCATCTTCGACCGACCTGGAAGGTTGTCTTAATTGATCGACAGTTGTTGCCAATCTCAGCAACACTGATTCGAGAAAACCCTCTGAAGTATTGGCAAAAAATCGCTCGTCCTTTTAGAAGGCATTTCAGCAAAAATATTCTGATTGCAGGATCTGCATCAGGCGGTAAAACTACCCTGGTCAAAGATTTGGCGAGAAGCTATGGCAGTCCATTTTCATTAGAATATGCGCGACATTATCAAGAAAAATATAATGTACTCGATGAAGAGCTGAATGCCAAAGATTATATTTATCTACTGGCAAACCAGTACCGTCAGACCTCAAATGAAATTGAAGGGACCGCAAACAATGGACTTGTTTTCGCGGATACCAATAGTACAGTTACCAAGGCTTATATTGATTGGTATTTGACTGACGATGTGCAAAAAGCGAAAGCAGAAGGAAAGACACTGATTCGTCCAGAAGAGCTTAAGGCTTTAGAGTGTCAATATCAGGCAACGATTCAACAAGAGAAGTGGGATATTATTTTTATTGTTCCACCAGTGACAAAATATGTGGATGACCAGTTTCGTGATATGACAATGGCAGAAGAAACGATTCGTTGGGCGTTTCATGTGCATTTATTGGAATTATTTCAACAAGCAGGCTTAGCAGATAAATTGGTCATACTTGAAGCCGAGCTGACTTCGGAAGATCCTCAGGGATTTTACGGAAGATATCAGCTGGCGCAGACAAAAATTGCAGAGTTGCTGGATGTAACGGTCTGGTAA
- a CDS encoding ABC transporter ATP-binding protein — translation MIRLTSVEKIYSSGEGKVRVSDNVNLSVKPGEFAIFTGESGAGKSTILNIISGLERPDSGSVQINGKDVSKYTENELADYRKNQVGFVFQFYNLIPNLTVRENVELAARMKRDSENTEEVLASVGLSHRLDNFPSQLSGGEQQRVSIARAIVKKPDILLCDEPTGALDHQTSKDVLVLLQQLSLKNRMTVLMVTHNRGLTPMANRVFEVSDGKIKKEIENEQPTYVSSLEW, via the coding sequence ATGATTAGATTAACAAGTGTTGAAAAAATTTATTCTTCAGGTGAAGGGAAAGTAAGAGTAAGTGATAACGTGAATTTATCTGTAAAGCCAGGGGAGTTTGCGATTTTTACAGGAGAATCAGGAGCGGGAAAATCAACGATTTTGAATATTATCAGCGGTCTTGAAAGGCCAGATTCCGGAAGTGTTCAAATCAATGGCAAAGATGTCAGTAAATATACAGAAAATGAACTGGCAGATTATCGAAAAAATCAGGTAGGGTTCGTTTTTCAATTCTATAATTTGATCCCAAATCTTACAGTTAGAGAAAATGTTGAACTGGCCGCTCGAATGAAGAGGGATAGTGAGAATACGGAAGAGGTTTTAGCAAGCGTAGGATTGAGTCATCGTTTGGACAACTTTCCAAGTCAGCTTTCCGGTGGCGAGCAGCAGCGAGTTTCAATCGCCAGAGCGATCGTTAAAAAACCAGATATCCTGCTTTGCGATGAGCCCACAGGAGCATTGGATCACCAAACGAGCAAGGATGTGCTCGTCTTGCTCCAACAGCTCTCGTTGAAAAATAGAATGACTGTCTTAATGGTCACGCATAATCGTGGATTGACACCAATGGCTAACCGTGTTTTTGAAGTATCAGATGGAAAAATAAAAAAAGAAATTGAAAATGAGCAGCCAACTTATGTCTCTTCATTGGAATGGTAA
- a CDS encoding ATP-binding cassette domain-containing protein, translating to MKLILSGVTKRFDNKTIIEGADFTFEKGKIYGLLGRNGAGKTTLFNCISRNLILDEGSIGIEEAGVLDENYENTAIGFVYTQPHLPVFMTAYEFIKFYIEINSARIAQPKTPEEYLDSVGIEREDQHRLLKDFSHGMQNKVQMLVSLMVQPPILLLDEPLTSFDVVAAHEMKELILQMKTESIVIFSTHILQLAQDLCDEIVLLHHHKLNKVDATRIHDKDFEDEIIDLLSDKGALDESKENEVQS from the coding sequence ATGAAGCTAATATTAAGTGGTGTGACAAAACGTTTTGATAATAAAACAATTATCGAAGGGGCGGATTTTACTTTTGAAAAGGGGAAAATCTATGGCTTATTGGGGAGAAATGGTGCAGGAAAAACGACGTTGTTTAACTGCATTTCGCGAAACTTGATTCTTGATGAGGGATCGATCGGTATCGAAGAAGCTGGTGTATTAGATGAAAACTATGAAAATACAGCAATCGGCTTCGTTTATACACAACCGCATTTACCGGTCTTTATGACAGCTTATGAATTTATCAAGTTTTATATAGAGATCAACAGTGCAAGGATAGCACAACCGAAAACACCGGAAGAGTATTTGGATTCTGTTGGGATTGAACGAGAGGATCAGCATCGTTTGCTGAAAGACTTTTCTCATGGGATGCAGAACAAGGTTCAAATGCTCGTCTCATTGATGGTCCAACCGCCAATTTTACTTTTGGATGAACCACTGACGTCCTTTGATGTGGTTGCGGCGCATGAGATGAAGGAGCTCATCCTACAGATGAAAACAGAATCAATCGTAATTTTTTCAACACATATTCTACAGCTGGCACAGGATCTTTGTGATGAAATTGTGCTGCTCCACCATCACAAGCTGAACAAAGTGGATGCAACAAGGATTCATGACAAGGACTTTGAAGATGAAATCATTGATTTGCTATCGGATAAAGGAGCGCTAGATGAATCGAAAGAAAATGAGGTGCAGTCATGA
- a CDS encoding histidine phosphatase family protein has translation MKKKRLVVSMIAALVVFAGCGKANDQAEPAATEKNEEVTIYLTRHGETMFNVLGKVQGWSDTPLTEEGEQVAIDLGKGLKGEITFDSAYSSDLKRAYDTGVAVLNGIGQEDIDVQQLEGLRESSCGQFEGELLKTVGDTQVAQTEYKDYEAYEKAIRKEGEDNWSWFANAHYHADQSGFAEKPETVKKRMKEAITEIAEEQSKNGGGNVLVVSHGMSINIMLSDMTDKYTGESLKNASVTKIHYKDGQLDVESIGDMSYLDKAEKE, from the coding sequence ATGAAGAAAAAGAGATTAGTTGTATCAATGATCGCAGCTTTAGTGGTGTTTGCAGGATGTGGGAAAGCAAATGATCAGGCTGAACCAGCAGCGACCGAGAAAAATGAAGAAGTAACCATTTATTTGACACGTCACGGGGAGACGATGTTCAATGTTCTTGGAAAAGTTCAAGGCTGGTCAGACACACCATTGACTGAGGAAGGTGAACAGGTAGCAATTGATTTGGGGAAAGGATTGAAAGGCGAGATCACCTTTGATTCGGCTTATTCAAGTGATTTAAAACGAGCCTATGATACAGGAGTGGCTGTGTTAAACGGAATAGGACAGGAGGATATTGACGTCCAGCAGCTAGAAGGGCTGCGTGAGTCCAGCTGTGGTCAGTTTGAAGGAGAGTTGTTGAAGACAGTTGGCGACACTCAGGTAGCTCAAACAGAATACAAAGACTATGAAGCATATGAAAAAGCTATAAGAAAAGAAGGTGAAGACAATTGGTCGTGGTTCGCCAATGCGCACTATCATGCCGATCAGTCCGGTTTTGCGGAAAAACCGGAGACAGTCAAGAAAAGAATGAAAGAAGCAATTACGGAGATTGCTGAGGAACAGAGCAAAAATGGTGGTGGCAATGTTCTGGTGGTCAGTCATGGGATGTCGATCAATATTATGTTGTCGGATATGACCGACAAGTATACAGGAGAATCATTGAAAAATGCCAGTGTAACAAAAATTCATTATAAAGATGGACAATTGGATGTAGAATCTATCGGAGATATGTCTTATCTGGACAAAGCTGAAAAGGAGTAG
- a CDS encoding ABC transporter permease encodes MRRILRRELVREVKHSFMRFLSIAILIALGTSFFIGLKSAAPNILTAGNRYFAAFDFYDLRLISADGISEEQAKEIAELAEIKVVARKQVVHQIMASHELSVEVDTYENGQYEIIEGRAPKNATEILLDAKVQEQISLGDKVSFKQAVSEEERVFQQSEFKVVGFANSYRFLSKEARGATTIGNGELNCFAAVVSAAFAFEGNVLDIRLTEDGKLVDRFEVSYLKRLSEVRGSLCQVRERQQEEMKQSFENKLSKNETELQAKIQETKDGLGQLENQISQLSEVDSQSPEEVQQLISAGITPTDTVRKELEKERGAAAEAITTMENELNGIEDMREAYRQPTYEVQGINQTVTFNSFKENIQCLDALGNILPVVFFFVACLITVSIITRMIEQERKQIGTLKALGVKSSVIMRKYSIYSILSGSVGLLLGILAGNFLFSKLLIDLYVPLYILKEYELIVYWPLFWIAVSASLLSIVVIPYFFYRKTLGSPALHLMRAKPPIKGRKILLEYMPIIWNRCSFSLKMSLRTIFRYKLRMLLLFIGIMGCMVLLVVGYGAKNAVSQLQDQQFNQILHYDMLTVFNANVEKEELESYYELIDKKEMKRLETRQEKWHAIVQDGEELELTTLVPLTDSAKNELGQYIQMVDSVSKKVVKLGRDEVFISKKMAQLLHLKEGDYLEIKNAENEKVRVPISRIVDNYYLHYLYIGEAAYKRLFNETISTNTELLRYHSVSEKDKKEILEAQAVNTFTTKRQMIEKMDEVAVQLDHLIAIVIIAACVLGLVVIYNLSYINILERKQELSVVYAMGYRPIKRTMYIFREMNLLVMVSIVVGYYASLPVYKLVINQLELKFLKFPEPDQTTIFLQSAGTLVVVFCLLVVIMHQKIKKMDVLGALKDRE; translated from the coding sequence ATGAGACGAATACTAAGACGAGAACTGGTGCGAGAAGTCAAGCATTCTTTTATGCGTTTTCTATCAATCGCTATTTTAATTGCTTTAGGTACCTCCTTCTTTATAGGATTAAAATCGGCTGCACCGAACATTTTGACCGCAGGCAATCGCTATTTTGCAGCCTTTGATTTTTATGATCTGCGATTGATTTCGGCAGATGGGATCAGTGAAGAGCAAGCAAAAGAAATCGCAGAGCTTGCTGAAATAAAAGTGGTAGCACGCAAACAGGTTGTTCACCAAATTATGGCATCTCATGAGTTGAGTGTAGAGGTTGATACGTATGAAAATGGACAATATGAAATTATCGAAGGCAGAGCGCCAAAAAATGCTACAGAGATTCTTTTGGATGCGAAGGTTCAGGAGCAAATTAGTCTTGGCGACAAAGTGTCGTTTAAACAAGCAGTGTCCGAAGAGGAACGTGTATTTCAACAGTCTGAGTTTAAGGTTGTCGGGTTTGCTAACTCCTATCGTTTTCTCAGTAAAGAGGCTAGAGGAGCGACGACGATCGGTAATGGGGAATTAAACTGTTTTGCTGCAGTGGTATCTGCTGCTTTTGCTTTTGAAGGAAATGTATTGGACATTCGGTTAACAGAGGATGGTAAACTAGTGGATCGTTTTGAGGTAAGCTACTTAAAGAGATTGAGTGAGGTTCGAGGTTCCTTGTGTCAGGTGCGAGAACGTCAACAGGAAGAAATGAAGCAATCATTTGAGAATAAGCTTTCTAAAAATGAGACGGAGTTGCAAGCCAAAATACAGGAAACAAAGGACGGATTGGGACAATTAGAGAATCAAATCAGTCAGCTTTCTGAGGTGGACAGCCAATCGCCGGAAGAGGTGCAACAGCTAATTTCTGCCGGTATAACGCCAACAGATACTGTGCGGAAGGAATTGGAAAAGGAGCGCGGCGCTGCTGCAGAAGCAATTACGACAATGGAAAATGAGCTGAATGGCATAGAGGATATGCGTGAAGCTTATCGACAGCCGACTTATGAGGTTCAAGGAATCAATCAGACGGTCACCTTCAATAGCTTTAAAGAGAATATTCAATGCCTTGATGCCTTGGGAAACATCTTACCTGTTGTTTTCTTTTTTGTTGCTTGCTTGATTACTGTATCGATTATTACACGTATGATTGAACAGGAAAGAAAACAAATCGGAACATTGAAAGCCTTAGGTGTCAAATCAAGTGTGATTATGAGGAAATACAGTATTTACAGCATTCTTTCCGGGAGTGTTGGATTGTTGCTTGGTATCTTAGCAGGGAATTTTTTATTTTCAAAACTACTGATTGATTTATATGTGCCATTATATATTTTAAAAGAGTACGAACTGATCGTTTATTGGCCGCTTTTCTGGATTGCAGTCAGTGCGAGTTTGTTGTCCATTGTTGTCATTCCTTACTTTTTCTATAGAAAAACCTTAGGGAGTCCGGCGCTCCATTTGATGAGAGCCAAGCCGCCGATCAAGGGTCGAAAGATACTTTTAGAATACATGCCTATTATTTGGAATCGATGCTCCTTCTCTTTAAAAATGAGCCTCCGTACTATTTTCCGTTACAAGCTTCGAATGCTCTTGCTTTTCATTGGCATTATGGGGTGTATGGTTCTTTTAGTTGTGGGGTATGGTGCAAAAAATGCGGTAAGTCAACTACAGGATCAACAGTTTAACCAGATACTTCATTATGATATGTTGACGGTTTTTAATGCGAATGTGGAAAAGGAAGAGCTGGAAAGCTATTATGAACTGATTGACAAGAAAGAGATGAAACGGCTTGAGACTAGGCAAGAAAAATGGCATGCGATTGTACAAGATGGGGAAGAATTAGAGCTGACGACGCTTGTGCCGTTAACGGATTCAGCTAAGAATGAGCTGGGACAATACATTCAGATGGTAGATAGTGTTTCAAAGAAGGTGGTCAAGCTTGGAAGAGATGAGGTCTTCATCAGTAAAAAAATGGCTCAGTTGCTACATCTAAAAGAAGGCGACTATTTAGAGATAAAAAATGCAGAGAATGAAAAAGTGCGTGTGCCAATCAGTCGCATTGTTGATAATTACTATCTCCACTACCTCTATATTGGTGAAGCTGCTTATAAAAGGCTATTCAATGAGACGATTTCTACCAACACAGAATTGCTTCGTTATCATTCTGTCTCTGAGAAGGATAAAAAGGAGATTCTTGAAGCACAAGCAGTAAACACGTTTACAACAAAGAGGCAAATGATTGAAAAAATGGATGAAGTCGCCGTTCAGCTAGATCACTTGATTGCGATAGTAATTATCGCCGCCTGTGTCTTAGGACTAGTTGTTATCTACAACCTGTCCTACATCAATATTTTGGAGCGCAAGCAGGAACTATCTGTTGTATATGCAATGGGGTATCGTCCTATTAAGCGAACCATGTACATCTTTAGAGAAATGAATCTACTGGTCATGGTATCAATTGTTGTGGGTTATTATGCAAGTTTGCCCGTATATAAGCTAGTTATAAATCAGCTTGAGCTTAAGTTTTTGAAATTCCCGGAACCGGATCAGACAACTATATTTTTACAATCAGCAGGAACATTAGTAGTTGTCTTTTGCTTGTTGGTTGTTATTATGCATCAAAAAATAAAGAAAATGGACGTCCTTGGTGCGCTAAAGGATAGAGAATAA